A stretch of Imperialibacter roseus DNA encodes these proteins:
- a CDS encoding transposase, with product MELDNIYFYIATIKAWKPLLSKDSYKEVLIESLRFLTQSGKLVVYGFVIMPNHFHIIWEMLELNGNELPHTSFMKFTSHVIFKDIKASNPGLLSDFKVLSVSRSHNIWMRHSLPIHLYSDKFILQKLTYIHNNPLQEHWRLAERPEDYKYSSARFYETGIDEFGILTHIKERT from the coding sequence ATGGAACTTGATAACATCTACTTCTACATTGCCACCATCAAGGCTTGGAAACCCCTCCTTTCCAAAGACTCGTACAAAGAAGTGCTCATTGAAAGCCTGAGGTTTTTGACACAAAGTGGGAAATTGGTCGTCTATGGCTTTGTTATCATGCCCAACCACTTCCATATCATCTGGGAGATGCTGGAATTGAATGGTAACGAACTCCCCCACACTAGCTTTATGAAATTCACAAGCCATGTGATTTTCAAAGATATAAAGGCCAGCAACCCTGGGCTACTTTCTGATTTCAAAGTTCTCTCGGTCAGCCGCTCTCACAATATCTGGATGAGGCATTCGCTTCCGATCCATTTATACTCCGATAAATTCATCCTCCAAAAGCTCACCTATATCCATAATAACCCTTTGCAGGAACATTGGCGGTTGGCAGAAAGGCCAGAAGACTATAAGTACTCTTCTGCAAGGTTCTATGAAACTGGAATCGATGAGTTTGGAATATTAACTCATATTAAGGAAAGGACATAA
- a CDS encoding sodium:solute symporter, translating to MTPTLVLAVIGSYFLLLFVISYFTSRGATSSTFFTGNRESPWYLVAFGMIGASLSGVTFISVPGEVGNSGFSYFQVVLGYLPGYLIIATVLMPLYYKLNLVTIYTYLEQRFGVASYKTGSFFFLLSRVVGSSFRLFLVAGVLQLAIFDSFGIPFWACVLITIGLIWLYTFKGGIKTVVWTDTLQTGFMILAVVVSIYLISTELNIGIADIGSTVVKSEYFRVFEWDWQSGRNFFKQFFAGAFIAIVMTGLDQDMMQKNLTCRNIGDAQKNMFWFCVVLVIVNFLFLSLGALLFMYAEATGIPIPDRTDNLYPMLALGHFNTFAGVLFLLGIVAAAYSSADSALTAMTTSFCVDFLGFEKKEVKNNDKVRMLVHLGFSFLLFFVILIFNAINDSSVINSVFTAAGYTYGPLLGLFSFGLFTKRPLTDKYVPVVCVLSPLLSYLINISSESLLWGYKFGFEILLLNGLLTFLGLWAISSRKVDVPV from the coding sequence ATGACACCTACTCTTGTTCTCGCCGTCATTGGAAGTTATTTTTTACTGCTCTTCGTTATCTCCTATTTTACCTCCAGAGGCGCTACTTCGTCGACATTTTTTACGGGAAACAGAGAATCTCCCTGGTATTTGGTGGCCTTTGGGATGATCGGAGCTTCATTGAGTGGTGTTACGTTCATCAGTGTTCCTGGCGAGGTGGGTAATAGCGGTTTCAGCTATTTTCAGGTAGTGTTGGGATATTTGCCTGGGTACCTGATCATTGCCACAGTGTTGATGCCTCTTTATTACAAACTCAATTTGGTCACGATTTATACCTATCTCGAACAGCGGTTCGGTGTGGCTTCTTACAAAACAGGTTCTTTTTTCTTTCTCCTCAGCAGGGTGGTTGGGTCGTCTTTCAGGCTGTTTCTGGTGGCTGGTGTATTGCAGTTGGCAATTTTTGATTCTTTTGGTATCCCCTTTTGGGCTTGCGTGCTCATTACCATCGGGCTGATATGGTTGTATACTTTTAAAGGAGGTATAAAAACCGTTGTGTGGACCGATACTCTGCAGACCGGCTTTATGATCCTGGCCGTAGTTGTTAGTATATACCTCATCAGTACCGAATTGAATATTGGAATTGCAGACATAGGATCTACGGTTGTGAAAAGCGAGTACTTCCGGGTGTTTGAATGGGATTGGCAGAGTGGCAGAAACTTTTTCAAACAGTTTTTTGCAGGAGCCTTCATTGCCATAGTGATGACAGGCCTCGACCAGGACATGATGCAAAAGAACCTCACCTGCCGCAATATTGGCGATGCCCAGAAAAATATGTTTTGGTTTTGCGTGGTGCTGGTCATCGTTAATTTTTTGTTTTTGAGTCTGGGGGCGCTGTTGTTTATGTATGCGGAAGCCACAGGCATTCCTATTCCTGACCGTACCGACAATCTGTACCCGATGCTAGCGCTTGGTCATTTCAATACTTTTGCAGGAGTGCTTTTTCTCCTGGGCATTGTAGCTGCTGCGTACAGTAGCGCTGATTCAGCTTTAACCGCCATGACAACCTCTTTCTGTGTCGACTTTTTGGGTTTTGAAAAAAAAGAGGTAAAAAACAACGACAAGGTAAGGATGCTCGTTCACCTGGGCTTTTCCTTTCTGCTCTTTTTCGTCATCCTTATTTTCAACGCCATCAACGATTCGAGCGTAATTAATTCTGTGTTTACAGCGGCTGGCTATACATATGGGCCCCTGCTCGGGCTCTTCTCCTTTGGGCTTTTCACTAAACGCCCGTTAACAGACAAGTATGTGCCGGTAGTTTGCGTGCTGTCGCCATTGTTGTCGTACCTCATCAACATTAGCTCCGAAAGCCTTCTGTGGGGATATAAGTTCGGATTTGAGATTTTGCTTTTGAATGGGTTGCTTACTTTCCTCGGCCTTTGGGCGATTAGCAGCCGTAAAGTAGATGTTCCCGTGTGA